A stretch of the Archangium violaceum genome encodes the following:
- a CDS encoding TolC family protein, which produces MRRVPPLLLSCLLLGAPTAPASSGPATPPAPASTQAPLALASLPDEDGLAALLWAHSPGFATARARIASARADLVRAGQLPNPELDLSWNTLPVGPTNPPGLDRLRDVPNYQVGLSQLIELGKRGPRQDSARAALAATALDVLADLRERTYELLESAAEVATSEVRLAELETLAADAARLTELQRARQRQGDTAGLDVDRAVLEETQLQGQLAEEHSRLSNALLTCSRLSGLACTPFGGREAAAAFLASRLSRAPGPSSVPQRPDLRALEAQQRSAQAALTLARRRWLPDPTVRAGYVHDRFVESGNQKNSFFVGLSFPLPLFERGQADALAASAQAEAAEQARSRLGAQAERDEQSLTTQLEAVAARRERVRNQTLPLAADLVQRLEAAVKAGGASLQDLLFARRTYGQVLMDAAELDLTAFHLSVALDRVRAAGPKAPPELGERL; this is translated from the coding sequence GTGCGCCGTGTTCCACCGCTTCTCCTCTCCTGCCTGCTGCTCGGGGCCCCCACCGCCCCCGCCTCATCCGGGCCCGCCACCCCGCCAGCCCCTGCTTCCACACAGGCCCCGCTCGCCCTGGCCTCGCTGCCGGACGAGGACGGCCTGGCCGCGCTGCTGTGGGCACACTCCCCCGGGTTCGCCACCGCCCGGGCCCGGATCGCCTCCGCCCGAGCGGACCTGGTGCGGGCCGGGCAACTTCCCAACCCCGAGCTGGACCTCTCCTGGAACACGCTCCCCGTGGGCCCCACCAACCCACCGGGCCTGGACCGGCTGCGGGACGTGCCCAACTACCAGGTGGGACTCTCGCAGCTCATCGAGCTGGGCAAACGAGGCCCCCGGCAGGACTCCGCGCGCGCCGCGCTGGCCGCCACCGCCCTGGACGTGCTGGCCGACCTGCGTGAGCGCACCTACGAGCTGCTGGAGAGCGCGGCGGAGGTGGCCACCTCGGAGGTGCGCCTGGCCGAGCTGGAGACACTGGCCGCGGACGCTGCGCGGCTGACGGAGTTGCAGCGCGCCCGCCAGCGGCAGGGAGACACCGCGGGCCTGGACGTGGACCGGGCCGTGCTGGAGGAGACGCAGCTCCAGGGTCAGCTCGCCGAGGAACACAGCCGCCTGTCCAACGCACTGCTGACGTGCTCACGGCTCTCGGGCCTCGCGTGCACGCCCTTCGGTGGCCGGGAAGCAGCGGCGGCATTCCTCGCCTCGCGCCTGTCCCGCGCTCCCGGTCCCTCCTCGGTCCCACAACGGCCGGATCTGCGCGCACTGGAAGCGCAGCAACGGAGCGCCCAAGCCGCCCTCACCCTCGCACGACGACGGTGGCTGCCGGATCCCACGGTGCGCGCCGGCTATGTCCACGACCGGTTCGTCGAATCGGGCAACCAGAAGAACTCCTTCTTCGTCGGCCTCTCCTTCCCGCTGCCGCTGTTCGAGCGCGGGCAGGCGGACGCGCTGGCCGCGAGCGCCCAGGCCGAAGCCGCGGAGCAGGCCCGCTCGCGGCTCGGCGCCCAGGCCGAACGCGACGAGCAGTCCCTCACCACCCAGCTCGAGGCCGTGGCGGCGCGGCGTGAGCGCGTGCGCAACCAGACGCTGCCCCTGGCCGCCGACCTGGTGCAACGGCTGGAGGCCGCGGTGAAGGCCGGCGGCGCCTCGCTCCAGGACCTGCTCTTCGCCCGGCGCACCTACGGCCAGGTCCTGATGGATGCCGCCGAGCTCGATCTCACCGCCTTCCACCTCTCGGTGGCGCTGGACCGCGTCCGCGCCGCCGGCCCCAAGGCCCCGCCCGAGCTGGGCGAACGCCTCTAA
- a CDS encoding zinc-binding dehydrogenase: protein MKAAIFRKGDLVVDTLPDPVPGQGQVLVKSLACGICGSDLHVFKHAHTFTETMRRANAPEVMDLARDVVLGHEFCAEVLDYGPGSERRLKPGTRVTCMPLTVSADGVRTLGYSNVLPGGFAQKMLLDEALLLEVPNGLPSEHAALVEPMAVGVHAVEKAALKGGEVPLVIGCGPVGLAVIAALKLEGVHPIIAADYSRTRRALAEKMGADVVVDPSERSPYKTWTEHAAVKPAVLFECVGVPGMLQQLIEGAPPQARIVVVGVCMQSDQIEPFLGIYKELQLQFALAYTPEEFARTLRHVAEGELDVVPLITGRVGLEGVKEAFTELGNPERHAKILVEPWR from the coding sequence ATGAAAGCCGCCATCTTCCGCAAGGGAGACCTCGTCGTCGACACACTGCCGGATCCAGTCCCCGGACAGGGTCAGGTGCTCGTCAAATCACTGGCCTGCGGCATCTGCGGGTCCGACCTCCACGTCTTCAAGCACGCGCACACCTTCACCGAGACGATGCGGCGCGCGAACGCCCCGGAGGTGATGGACCTCGCGCGCGACGTGGTGCTCGGCCACGAGTTCTGCGCCGAGGTGCTCGACTACGGCCCCGGCAGCGAGCGCCGGTTGAAGCCCGGTACGAGGGTCACCTGCATGCCGCTGACGGTGAGCGCGGACGGGGTGCGGACCCTCGGCTATTCCAACGTGTTGCCGGGAGGCTTCGCGCAGAAGATGCTCCTCGACGAGGCGCTCCTGCTCGAGGTGCCCAATGGTCTGCCCTCCGAGCACGCCGCCCTCGTCGAGCCCATGGCCGTGGGCGTGCACGCGGTGGAGAAGGCCGCGCTGAAGGGGGGTGAGGTGCCGCTCGTCATCGGCTGCGGGCCGGTGGGCCTCGCGGTCATCGCCGCCCTCAAGCTCGAGGGAGTGCACCCCATCATCGCCGCCGACTACTCGCGCACCCGCCGCGCGCTCGCGGAGAAGATGGGCGCGGATGTCGTCGTCGACCCCTCCGAGCGCTCTCCCTACAAGACGTGGACGGAGCACGCGGCCGTCAAGCCCGCGGTGCTCTTCGAATGCGTGGGGGTGCCGGGCATGCTTCAGCAACTCATCGAGGGCGCTCCGCCCCAGGCCCGCATCGTCGTGGTGGGCGTGTGCATGCAGAGCGACCAGATCGAGCCGTTCCTGGGCATCTACAAGGAGCTTCAACTCCAGTTCGCCCTGGCCTACACGCCCGAGGAGTTCGCGCGCACCCTGCGCCACGTGGCCGAGGGGGAGCTCGACGTGGTGCCCCTCATCACCGGCCGCGTGGGGCTCGAAGGGGTGAAGGAGGCCTTCACGGAGCTGGGCAATCCCGAGCGGCACGCGAAGATCCTGGTGGAGCCCTGGCGCTGA
- a CDS encoding MFS transporter has product MEFIDSTALSTALPTLSRAFGSDLVHLKLALTSYILALAVVTPASGWIADKYGPRRVFMTAMGVFLVGSVLCGFSRSLPQLVIFRTLQGIGGALMTPVGRLIVVSSAPRERLVAAMSWFTMPALVGPLVGPPLAGFILRIADWPWIFFINVPVGILGMLAVLRFVPPLHQPDPGRFDVKGFVLAAIAITALMVAAETAGMGLVPVSLQVGAAVLALMMSAAYIRHALRIERPVLNIRLVRFATYRASLMGGTLVRVGLGATPFLLPLLFQVGLGWGPFEAGLVIIGTSVGALSYKPVAPAVVKRFGFRATLIFSNVVTAVLTAIPAFFRETTPVALMVIILAIGGFMRSMQFTSLNTVAYADIPPSTVSNASTLAVVTQQMGLSLGISFGGLMLQLARGGDDAPLTPRQFILPFIAVGVVTMLAGPLYQRMSPDAGASIGGRRASVEA; this is encoded by the coding sequence ATGGAGTTCATCGACTCCACGGCGCTGTCCACCGCGCTGCCAACGCTGTCCAGGGCGTTCGGCAGTGACCTGGTCCACCTGAAGCTGGCGCTGACGTCCTACATCCTGGCGCTGGCGGTGGTCACGCCCGCGAGCGGATGGATCGCCGACAAGTATGGGCCCCGCCGCGTGTTCATGACCGCGATGGGGGTGTTCCTGGTGGGCTCGGTGCTGTGCGGCTTCTCGCGGTCGCTGCCCCAGCTCGTCATCTTCCGCACGCTCCAGGGCATCGGTGGAGCGCTGATGACGCCGGTGGGCCGGCTGATCGTGGTGAGCTCGGCGCCGCGCGAGCGGCTCGTGGCGGCGATGAGCTGGTTCACCATGCCCGCGCTGGTGGGCCCCCTCGTCGGGCCGCCCCTGGCCGGCTTCATCCTGCGCATCGCGGACTGGCCGTGGATCTTCTTCATCAACGTGCCCGTGGGGATTCTGGGCATGCTCGCGGTGCTGCGCTTCGTGCCGCCCCTGCACCAACCAGACCCGGGCCGGTTCGACGTGAAGGGCTTCGTCCTGGCGGCCATCGCCATCACCGCGCTGATGGTGGCGGCCGAGACCGCGGGAATGGGTCTCGTTCCGGTCTCCCTGCAGGTAGGGGCCGCGGTGCTCGCCCTGATGATGAGCGCGGCCTACATCCGGCACGCGCTGCGGATCGAGCGGCCCGTGCTCAACATCCGCCTGGTGCGCTTCGCCACCTACCGGGCGAGCCTGATGGGTGGGACCCTGGTGCGGGTGGGGCTGGGCGCGACGCCCTTCCTGTTGCCGCTGCTCTTCCAGGTCGGACTGGGATGGGGACCGTTCGAGGCCGGGCTGGTGATCATCGGCACGAGCGTGGGAGCCCTGTCGTACAAGCCCGTGGCGCCCGCGGTGGTCAAGCGGTTCGGCTTCCGCGCCACCCTCATCTTCTCCAACGTCGTCACCGCCGTGCTGACGGCCATTCCCGCCTTCTTCCGGGAAACGACGCCCGTCGCGCTCATGGTCATCATCCTGGCCATTGGCGGATTCATGCGCTCCATGCAGTTCACCTCGCTCAACACCGTGGCCTACGCGGACATCCCTCCGTCCACGGTGAGCAACGCCTCCACGCTGGCGGTGGTGACCCAGCAGATGGGCCTGAGCCTGGGCATCAGCTTCGGCGGCCTGATGCTACAACTGGCGCGAGGAGGAGATGACGCTCCCCTCACGCCCCGCCAGTTCATCCTCCCCTTCATCGCCGTGGGCGTGGTGACGATGCTGGCCGGGCCACTCTACCAGCGCATGTCCCCCGACGCGGGCGCCAGCATCGGCGGGCGCCGCGCGAGCGTGGAGGCGTGA
- a CDS encoding efflux RND transporter periplasmic adaptor subunit, with product MSSPSSRSPFWLAAMGIGLSAAVTIGLVLGRPTPAGAEETASPPGLVVKGESVQLPPEGPQWQYIELGVATEAPMLAPLSAPGRVDLDERRTASVGTPLAGRVDQVRVRIGDRVSAGDRLFSVRSGAYADLERELKSAETEVSDKQRIADRVRELVGLQAAAEKELQAAEAELRQAKLALQAAQAKRASLSVSAEGDNLFWVKAPRAGTVVDLDVTTSQEVTPDRDGPLLRISDLNEVLVLADMQESDASDLSAGQEVSVSIRSGALARKGVVEHISEVVDPHRRTVAVRVRVLNEDRALRPNAFVEVTPLPRGDIKRVQVPASAVVTNGERSVVFVARDSNRLERVPVTVGRRRDGAVELRGGLEAGSRFVARGALLLENTIELAD from the coding sequence ATGTCCTCACCTTCCTCCCGCTCTCCCTTCTGGCTCGCCGCCATGGGCATCGGCCTGAGCGCGGCCGTCACCATCGGCCTGGTGCTCGGGCGCCCCACACCCGCCGGAGCCGAGGAGACCGCCTCCCCACCTGGCCTCGTCGTGAAGGGCGAGAGCGTGCAACTCCCGCCCGAGGGGCCCCAATGGCAGTACATCGAGTTGGGGGTGGCCACGGAGGCGCCCATGCTGGCGCCACTGTCCGCTCCGGGCCGGGTCGACCTGGACGAGCGGCGCACCGCCTCGGTCGGCACGCCGCTGGCCGGCCGCGTGGATCAGGTGCGCGTGCGCATCGGTGACCGGGTGTCCGCCGGAGATCGCCTCTTCTCCGTACGTTCGGGGGCCTACGCGGACCTCGAGCGCGAGCTGAAGAGCGCGGAGACGGAGGTCTCCGACAAGCAGCGCATCGCGGACCGGGTGCGAGAGCTGGTGGGCTTGCAGGCCGCGGCGGAGAAGGAGCTGCAGGCCGCCGAGGCGGAGCTGCGTCAGGCGAAGCTGGCCCTGCAGGCCGCCCAGGCCAAGCGCGCCAGCCTCTCGGTGTCCGCCGAGGGCGACAACCTCTTCTGGGTGAAGGCGCCGCGCGCCGGCACCGTGGTGGACCTGGACGTGACGACCAGCCAGGAGGTGACACCGGACCGGGATGGGCCGCTCCTGCGCATCTCCGACCTGAACGAGGTGCTGGTGCTGGCGGACATGCAGGAGTCGGACGCGTCCGACCTGAGCGCGGGCCAGGAGGTGAGCGTCAGCATCCGGAGCGGAGCGCTGGCGCGCAAGGGCGTGGTGGAGCACATCTCCGAGGTGGTGGACCCCCACCGGCGCACGGTCGCGGTGCGCGTGCGCGTCCTCAACGAGGACCGGGCCCTGCGACCCAACGCCTTCGTGGAGGTGACGCCCCTGCCGCGCGGCGACATCAAGCGGGTGCAGGTGCCCGCGAGCGCTGTCGTCACCAACGGAGAGCGCTCGGTGGTGTTCGTGGCGCGCGACTCCAACCGGCTGGAGCGTGTGCCGGTAACGGTGGGCCGGCGCCGTGACGGAGCGGTGGAGCTGCGCGGCGGCCTGGAGGCCGGTAGCCGCTTCGTCGCCCGCGGCGCGCTGCTGCTGGAAAACACCATCGAGCTGGCCGATTAG
- a CDS encoding efflux RND transporter permease subunit has product MFDKIVDFSLKNRAAVIFFSLLVAIWGVISFQGLTVEAFPDPTDTQVQVITLFPGQPSEEVERQIGLPLERALNGTPGMSRLRSLSLFGLSFVTLTFHDGVEGLAARAQVLERLREAELPEGITPQLGPYATPIGEVYRYTLSGAKGDPMKLRTLQDWVVRPQIMRVNGVADVVSIGGLLREVHVEPDPSRLAAFGLTLDDLEDALRGGSMNASGGVLERGAEQLVIRSQGLFSTLEDIREVRVATHEGTPVFIKDVAEVRDGWAPRQGVVSRGGEYDTVEGIVLMRRGENPSDVLSRLRGAVEEINQRLKLEDARIDPFYDRTDLVNTTLKTVGRNLLEGGIVVTLVLFIFLMDLRAALVVGTLIPLSLLTSFIYLKSRGMSANLLSLGAVDFGVIVDGGVVIIESILLKLALDHGHGHGPGAEREAPPVEQRIRQATSQVVRPTVFSMLIIIAAYLPIFMLERVEGRMFSPMANTVVAALLGALVFSVTLVPVLASLVYRKGAQHKESPVLKLMERAYEPTLTFALERPALVLTLATAGLLTAGVMLPRMGSEFLPALNEGSIYMTFSLPPNVSLTEGRKLVPRITQLIEQAPQVEQVLSSLGRPEDGTDAKLANNLEFFVKLKPPDQWPRDTPELTDVMDRLQASISEIPGMEVNFSQPIGDNVNESISGQQGQIAVKLFGDDLGQLQNLAEKVKSTIARVDGVADLGLVKSAPVMQVQINPDRVALARYGMDMGEFQHVLQTALGGQTVNEFWDGERRFDVVMRLPVSSRDDVEKIAKMRVPVEGGVIVPLEALAHVGSGEGRASINRENGRRYIGIRMNVRGRDMGSFVEEARATVAREVPLPPGVSLEWGGEFESKERAMNRLLTVVPVALLLTLLLLFKAFNSFSRAVITLMNVPFALMGGVFGLYLAGMPLSVAAAVGFIALIGQAALNGVLVMSAIAERLETGEPLESAILNGARERLRPVLMTAALAALGLVPACLSRGIGSETQKPLAVVIVAGTISACVLTLVLLPVMYRLFMQSMERLAGRMPARLLRVVPATEKLRKTG; this is encoded by the coding sequence ATGTTCGACAAGATCGTAGACTTCTCACTCAAGAACCGGGCCGCGGTCATCTTCTTCTCCCTGCTGGTGGCCATCTGGGGCGTCATCTCCTTCCAGGGCCTCACGGTGGAGGCCTTCCCGGATCCGACGGATACCCAGGTCCAGGTCATCACCCTCTTCCCGGGCCAACCCTCCGAGGAGGTCGAGCGGCAGATCGGCCTTCCACTGGAGCGGGCGCTCAATGGCACGCCCGGGATGAGCCGGCTGCGCAGCCTGTCGCTCTTCGGCCTGTCCTTCGTCACCCTCACCTTCCACGACGGAGTGGAGGGGCTGGCGGCGCGCGCGCAGGTGCTGGAGCGGCTGCGTGAGGCGGAGCTGCCCGAGGGCATCACCCCCCAGCTGGGGCCCTACGCCACGCCCATTGGCGAGGTGTACCGCTACACGCTGAGCGGGGCGAAGGGAGACCCGATGAAGCTGCGCACCCTGCAGGACTGGGTGGTGCGCCCGCAGATCATGCGCGTCAACGGCGTGGCGGACGTGGTGTCCATTGGCGGCCTGCTGCGCGAGGTGCACGTGGAGCCAGATCCCTCGCGCCTGGCCGCCTTCGGGCTGACGCTGGACGACCTGGAGGACGCCCTGCGCGGCGGCAGCATGAATGCCTCGGGCGGAGTGCTGGAGCGGGGCGCCGAGCAGCTCGTCATCCGCAGCCAGGGACTCTTCAGCACCTTGGAGGACATCCGCGAGGTGCGCGTGGCCACGCACGAGGGCACGCCCGTCTTCATCAAGGATGTCGCCGAGGTACGCGATGGCTGGGCGCCACGCCAGGGCGTGGTGAGCCGCGGCGGGGAATACGACACCGTGGAGGGCATCGTCTTGATGCGCCGGGGGGAGAACCCCTCCGACGTGCTCTCCCGCCTGCGCGGAGCGGTGGAGGAGATCAACCAGCGCCTCAAGCTCGAGGATGCGAGGATCGACCCCTTCTACGACCGCACGGACCTGGTGAACACCACGCTCAAGACGGTGGGCCGCAACCTGCTGGAGGGCGGCATCGTGGTGACGCTCGTCCTCTTCATCTTCCTCATGGACCTGCGGGCCGCGCTGGTGGTGGGCACGCTCATCCCGCTGTCACTGCTCACCTCGTTCATCTACCTGAAGAGCCGGGGCATGTCGGCCAACCTGCTGTCCCTGGGCGCGGTGGACTTCGGCGTCATCGTGGACGGCGGCGTGGTCATCATCGAGAGCATCCTGCTCAAGCTGGCCCTCGATCACGGCCACGGACATGGCCCGGGAGCGGAGCGGGAAGCGCCGCCAGTGGAGCAGCGCATCCGCCAGGCCACCTCGCAGGTGGTGCGGCCCACCGTGTTCTCCATGCTCATCATCATCGCGGCCTACCTGCCCATCTTCATGCTGGAGCGGGTGGAGGGGCGCATGTTCAGCCCCATGGCCAACACGGTGGTGGCGGCGCTCCTGGGGGCGCTGGTGTTCTCGGTGACGCTCGTCCCGGTGCTGGCCTCGCTCGTGTACCGCAAGGGGGCCCAGCACAAGGAGAGCCCGGTGCTGAAGCTGATGGAGCGGGCCTACGAGCCCACGCTGACGTTCGCCCTCGAGCGCCCCGCGCTGGTGCTCACCCTGGCCACGGCGGGCCTGTTGACGGCGGGAGTGATGCTGCCTCGCATGGGCAGCGAGTTCCTCCCCGCCCTCAACGAGGGCAGCATCTACATGACCTTCAGCCTGCCGCCGAACGTGTCCCTCACCGAGGGACGCAAGTTGGTGCCGCGAATCACCCAGCTCATCGAACAGGCCCCCCAGGTGGAGCAGGTGCTGTCCTCGCTGGGCCGCCCCGAGGACGGTACGGACGCCAAGCTGGCCAACAACCTGGAGTTCTTCGTCAAGCTCAAGCCACCGGACCAGTGGCCTCGCGACACGCCCGAGCTCACCGACGTGATGGACCGGCTGCAGGCCTCCATCAGCGAGATTCCCGGGATGGAGGTGAACTTCAGCCAGCCCATTGGAGACAACGTCAACGAGAGCATCTCCGGCCAGCAGGGGCAGATCGCGGTGAAGCTCTTTGGTGACGATCTGGGCCAGTTGCAGAACCTGGCGGAGAAGGTGAAGTCCACCATCGCCCGGGTGGACGGCGTGGCGGACCTGGGTCTGGTGAAGAGCGCGCCGGTGATGCAGGTGCAGATCAATCCGGACCGGGTGGCGCTCGCGCGCTACGGAATGGACATGGGTGAGTTCCAGCACGTGTTGCAGACGGCGCTGGGCGGGCAGACGGTGAACGAGTTCTGGGACGGAGAACGGCGCTTCGACGTCGTCATGCGCCTGCCAGTCTCCAGCCGCGATGACGTGGAGAAGATCGCCAAGATGCGGGTGCCGGTGGAAGGAGGCGTGATCGTGCCGCTGGAGGCACTGGCACACGTGGGGAGCGGCGAGGGACGCGCGTCCATCAACCGGGAGAACGGCCGGCGCTACATCGGCATCCGGATGAACGTGCGCGGGCGAGACATGGGCTCGTTCGTGGAGGAGGCACGCGCCACGGTGGCCAGGGAGGTGCCGTTGCCACCGGGCGTGAGCCTCGAATGGGGCGGTGAGTTCGAGAGCAAGGAGCGGGCGATGAACCGGCTGCTGACGGTGGTGCCCGTGGCGCTCCTGCTGACACTGCTGCTGCTGTTCAAGGCGTTCAACTCGTTCAGCCGCGCGGTCATCACCCTGATGAACGTGCCCTTCGCGCTGATGGGGGGCGTGTTCGGCCTGTACCTGGCGGGCATGCCGCTGTCGGTGGCGGCGGCGGTGGGCTTCATCGCCCTCATCGGACAGGCGGCGCTCAACGGCGTGTTGGTGATGTCGGCCATCGCGGAGCGGCTCGAGACAGGCGAGCCATTGGAGTCGGCCATCCTCAACGGCGCCCGGGAAAGGCTCCGGCCGGTGCTGATGACGGCGGCGTTGGCGGCGCTGGGCCTGGTCCCGGCCTGCCTCAGCCGGGGTATCGGCTCGGAGACGCAGAAGCCGCTGGCGGTGGTCATCGTGGCGGGGACGATCTCCGCGTGCGTGCTGACGCTGGTGTTGCTGCCAGTGATGTACCGCCTGTTCATGCAGTCCATGGAGCGACTCGCGGGCAGGATGCCCGCCCGGCTGCTGAGGGTCGTGCCGGCGACGGAGAAGCTGCGCAAGACCGGCTGA
- a CDS encoding sigma-54-dependent transcriptional regulator, which yields MSVPLLFVDDDRAFSSMGAAALQREGYSVTLARSLHEARAALGRLTPALVVLDRRLLDGDGLTFLPELKAQAPGAAVVMVTAHGDIASAVDAMRAGAVDYVAKPVELADLVLRVRRALDTGRLKERLAAAEAELSGRRRLVPPASAAMQRVLAALERIAASPRSAVLLLGETGVGKEMLARHLHDVSSRGEDAPFVHVNCAALPEQTVESELFGHEKGAFTDARTARRGLVEVAHGGTLFLDEVGELPLPLQAKLLTFLDSGRFRRLGGTTEHSSSARIVAATNRDLPGLMAHGGFREDLWFRLSVFRIDIPPLRERREDILPLAEGLLAHLRRELGRREAVLSVQARARLQAYAFPGNVRELRNLLERALVMEPGPELQLDVLAGAKPTTAPAPTEDPEHFVLPAPPRPMEDVERAYARWTLERLGGRRVEAARVLGLAYATFLKRLGEE from the coding sequence ATGAGCGTACCCCTCCTCTTCGTCGATGATGACCGGGCCTTCTCCTCGATGGGCGCGGCGGCCCTGCAGCGCGAGGGCTACTCCGTCACCCTGGCGCGCTCGCTGCACGAGGCCCGCGCCGCGCTCGGACGGCTCACCCCCGCCCTGGTGGTGTTGGACCGGCGGCTGCTGGACGGAGACGGGCTCACCTTCCTCCCCGAGCTGAAGGCCCAGGCGCCTGGCGCGGCGGTGGTGATGGTGACGGCGCATGGGGACATCGCCAGCGCGGTGGACGCGATGCGCGCGGGGGCCGTGGACTACGTGGCCAAGCCGGTGGAGCTGGCCGACCTGGTGCTCCGCGTGCGCCGGGCCCTGGACACGGGGCGCTTGAAGGAGCGACTGGCCGCCGCCGAGGCGGAGCTCTCCGGACGGCGCCGGCTCGTCCCCCCCGCCTCGGCCGCGATGCAGCGGGTGCTGGCCGCGCTGGAGCGCATCGCCGCCTCGCCGCGCAGCGCCGTGCTCCTGCTGGGCGAGACGGGCGTGGGCAAGGAGATGCTCGCCCGCCACCTGCATGACGTCTCCTCGCGAGGAGAGGACGCGCCCTTCGTCCACGTCAACTGCGCGGCCCTGCCCGAACAGACGGTGGAGAGCGAGCTGTTCGGCCACGAGAAGGGCGCCTTCACCGACGCGCGCACCGCCCGCCGCGGCCTGGTGGAGGTCGCCCATGGGGGCACGCTCTTCCTCGACGAGGTGGGCGAGCTGCCCCTTCCCCTGCAGGCCAAGCTGCTCACCTTCCTCGACTCGGGCCGCTTCCGGCGCCTGGGCGGCACCACCGAGCACTCCAGCAGCGCGCGCATCGTCGCCGCCACCAATCGCGACCTGCCGGGCCTCATGGCCCACGGTGGGTTCCGCGAGGACCTGTGGTTCCGCCTGAGCGTCTTCCGCATCGACATTCCCCCGCTGCGCGAGCGGCGCGAGGACATCCTTCCCCTGGCCGAGGGCCTCCTCGCCCACCTGCGCCGGGAGCTCGGGCGACGGGAGGCCGTGCTCAGCGTGCAGGCCCGGGCCCGGCTCCAGGCCTACGCCTTCCCCGGCAACGTGCGCGAGCTGCGCAACCTCCTCGAGCGCGCGCTGGTGATGGAGCCCGGACCGGAGCTCCAGCTGGACGTGCTGGCGGGCGCGAAGCCCACCACGGCTCCGGCCCCCACGGAGGACCCGGAGCACTTCGTCCTCCCCGCCCCACCCCGCCCGATGGAGGACGTGGAGCGTGCCTACGCCCGCTGGACGCTCGAGCGCCTGGGGGGCCGGCGCGTGGAGGCCGCCAGGGTGCTCGGCCTCGCCTACGCCACGTTCCTCAAGCGGCTCGGGGAGGAGTGA